The following are encoded together in the Falsiruegeria litorea R37 genome:
- a CDS encoding DNA cytosine methyltransferase produces the protein MQGKLTSLELCAGAGGQALGIERAGFGHEAMVEVDKWCRQTLTLNRPQWNVIEGEQADLTNFDARPFAGVDLVAGGVPCPPFSKAGKQLGAADERDLFPEALRVVDEVRPKAVMLENVRGFMDAVFHDYRQKLKRQLKKMGYSFVDWHLYNASDFGVSQLRPRVVIVAVRDEFADKFEWPKGGDMQPPSVGNLLHDLMGARGWTGVDQWRDGADEIAPTIVGGSKKHGGPDLGPTRARRAWEMLGVNGKSIAEEAPDPDFEGLPRLTVRMVARIQGFPDDWQFAGRKTNAYRQVGNAFPPPVAEAVARNVKAAITARRLYAVA, from the coding sequence GGCACGAGGCCATGGTCGAGGTCGACAAATGGTGTCGCCAGACCCTGACGCTGAACCGTCCCCAGTGGAATGTCATCGAAGGTGAGCAGGCCGATCTGACCAATTTTGATGCGCGGCCTTTCGCGGGCGTCGATCTGGTCGCCGGTGGCGTACCCTGTCCGCCGTTTTCCAAGGCGGGCAAGCAGTTAGGTGCCGCCGACGAACGCGATCTGTTTCCCGAAGCCCTGCGGGTCGTTGATGAGGTGCGCCCCAAGGCGGTGATGCTCGAGAATGTGCGTGGTTTCATGGATGCGGTGTTTCATGACTACCGGCAAAAGCTGAAACGGCAGCTCAAAAAGATGGGCTACAGCTTTGTCGACTGGCATCTCTACAACGCCAGCGATTTCGGCGTATCGCAGCTGCGTCCCAGGGTGGTGATCGTGGCGGTGCGGGATGAGTTCGCCGACAAGTTCGAATGGCCCAAGGGCGGCGATATGCAGCCCCCCAGTGTGGGCAACCTGCTGCACGATCTGATGGGCGCGCGCGGTTGGACGGGTGTGGATCAGTGGCGTGACGGTGCGGATGAGATTGCGCCGACCATCGTGGGCGGCTCCAAGAAGCACGGCGGCCCCGATCTGGGGCCCACACGCGCGCGGCGTGCGTGGGAGATGCTGGGCGTCAATGGCAAATCTATCGCCGAAGAGGCGCCGGACCCCGATTTCGAAGGGCTGCCGCGCCTGACAGTGCGCATGGTGGCCCGTATCCAGGGCTTCCCCGACGACTGGCAATTTGCCGGGCGCAAGACCAATGCGTACAGGCAGGTGGGGAATGCCTTTCCCCCGCCCGTGGCCGAGGCTGTGGCGCGCAACGTCAAGGCAGCGATCACCGCGCGGCGCCTTTACGCGGTTGCCTGA
- a CDS encoding NgoMIV family type II restriction endonuclease, which yields MTWLRAARARFHAQCLSGPITETRGVPSVADVSNTSSREIATSMVAKIGPLISHAEKPAGQTAGSLFEAACQDFIAACFEQFTHLRPGRFSVERGQPISRYAQYAHLDELRALADASRTLKTHLGTDYLIKPDVVVVRGAETDAVINQSGVLVDASVAGNTGLRQANGARATLHASVSCKLTIRSDRVQNTRSEALNLIRNRKGRLPHIVAVTAEPVPSRIAAIALGTGDMDCVYHFALPELVETLREQERDTLELVETMIDGQRLRDTSDLPLDLVV from the coding sequence ATGACCTGGCTGCGCGCGGCGCGGGCGCGGTTCCATGCCCAATGCCTGTCCGGCCCGATCACGGAAACACGCGGTGTTCCGTCGGTGGCGGATGTCTCGAACACGTCGAGCCGAGAGATTGCGACATCGATGGTGGCCAAGATCGGGCCGCTTATCAGCCATGCCGAGAAACCGGCGGGGCAAACGGCTGGCAGCCTGTTTGAGGCAGCCTGCCAGGATTTCATTGCGGCGTGTTTCGAACAGTTTACCCATCTGCGGCCGGGGCGGTTCTCGGTCGAGCGGGGGCAGCCAATCTCGCGCTATGCGCAATATGCGCATCTTGATGAGTTAAGGGCGCTGGCCGATGCGAGCCGAACACTCAAGACGCATTTAGGGACCGACTATCTGATCAAGCCGGACGTGGTGGTGGTGCGCGGGGCTGAAACGGATGCGGTGATCAACCAGAGCGGGGTTCTGGTAGATGCTTCAGTGGCCGGGAACACGGGCCTGCGCCAGGCCAATGGGGCACGGGCAACGCTGCACGCCTCGGTCAGCTGCAAGCTGACGATCCGGTCGGACCGGGTGCAGAACACACGGTCCGAGGCGCTGAACCTGATCCGCAACCGCAAGGGGCGGTTGCCGCATATCGTTGCGGTGACGGCCGAGCCAGTGCCGTCGCGAATTGCGGCGATTGCTCTTGGGACAGGGGACATGGATTGTGTCTATCACTTCGCTCTGCCTGAGCTGGTCGAGACGCTGCGCGAACAGGAACGCGACACCTTGGAACTGGTTGAGACGATGATCGATGGTCAGCGCTTGCGGGATACTTCGGATTTGCCATTGGATCTAGTGGTCTAA